Below is a window of Brassica napus cultivar Da-Ae chromosome A5, Da-Ae, whole genome shotgun sequence DNA.
CAAGGATCTCAGGATTTCGAGAGGAGACGGTGGGCTTTTCGTGCTTGCTAGAGAAGGAAGCTCTCTGCTTGAGCTCTGAAATGTTTGACGAGGTATATATAGCAAAGCAGGCTTCTTGTAAAAACAATACTCACTAGAGAGACATCATCATAATAATGCTGAATGCAAATCATTGGACCAGTTTGGTTTCCCTTAAATACTCTCAAGTTGTAATCTTGTACTCACTTGCTCGTCACAAGATTAGTAAAGAGAGAAAGTTGAAGGAATGAACGAAAAAAGTAGAGTAGATATGGATGTTCAGGTATATTTATGcatatcggatcggttcggatatttatttttagtttgtgCTTGTTTTTTAGTTCAAAGAGTGTTTCTATTTTATTGCTCTTGGTATCCGTCAGCTACTTATAACATGAGAACCAGTTGGAACGTTCTGAAAAGCTTTGGTGAATTTTGGCGACTTCATCTCTGCCTCATCCATTGCAAAATGTCCTTCCTGATAAAACTATCAAACCCGCCTCTAGCGTTAATAGGTTTCACAAGACTGGAATCACTATAAGGCCTGTACTGAGTGGTACTTCCAACGGGTCTCGGCGGCttgatcttcatcatcatcgagATAGTCGGCGAAAACTTGGGCCTCAAGTTCCTCAAGGACAAGAACAAGCTCCTACCGACTTCACTACTCTGAGGAGTCTTCGCGCTGACATGCGTTTTGAGACGCGTTGAATCTAATAGCCTCTTCGCAGCCTTGCCTACGCTTGGCTCTATTTGTTTTGGCCGTAGAACCTGAGCTGATGGCTTCATACGGTCGAGCCCTCGGAGAATCCAGTTTCCAAGGCTCCGACCAAACTCCATGTCTCTTTGCTGTATGGTCTTGTGGACCCTAAGTGCCACATCAAATATTTGATGAGTCCTCCTgcataaagaaaaacacaagTCCTATTAATCAACAATCGTTTAACTAGATCCGAACCGGTTCTGAACACCAGAATCAAATCAACTACTAAACCGACTCCTAAACCGGGAATCGTGAAATCCTCTGGAAAGAAAACACCAACAAGAAGGACGAATCTTTTGGTAAGAAACATTACCTATGGAGAAATTGTCGAATCCTTGGATGATTAGGACTAACAATCCGACGCTGGGTCTTCAATGCGAGACGGTAACTCCGCCTGAGTCCCAAGAAGTAGGCTGTTCCCAGAGCTAACTCCCACAACACCATTGCTTCCTAGagactttcttcttcctctacttATTCGAATATACCTTTATAACATTCCTCTGATAGCAGCCAGAAACTCCAGTCTCTTTCCGTCGGAACCACAGATCGTCTTTCTTGTTTATAGTGCCGGGTTGTTTGATCATGTAATCCTCACCGTCCATTTTCCTTGCTTGACAAGATATAAGTTTTAATGGGCTTGTCTAAGATGGGCTTTTGTAACCCTGTAACATGCCTTGTTCTTTACCATTTTAGGCCCGGATTATCAAAAACAATTTGGATAACCATCGAAAAGTATTTGGATAAGGATAATTAAGATTTTCTGTTTGATTTGTATCacgataaataaaaattattgatcgagttatttaaaattttctaatatacttcaaactttaatatttgtttcagagtaagggcctgactggtttaaccgcagcggttgcggttgcggttgcgggagtttgcggatgcgggtggttgcggtttctagcggttttaagagatttgtacgactggttatgcggttagaaatttgtgcgtttgcgggatacttatgactggttaactaccaaatgcagcagcagttaaataataaattaacaatatttacattttatacaattataaaaatatcaaaaataataatattataataaatataaaatttatatttagaaagttatagtttaaattttttaaaaatatagaaaataattttattttaaagttttataatattaattaaaatttaattgatatattttagcatttttataatttcagtttaatttttttattgaatttttttatttttgtatttatattgttttggaaaaaaaataatttttttttatcctcccgcaaacgcccgcaaccgcaaatgctagctggaaccagcttttgaatttatgaggttcagagcgatttggagcgatttggagcggtttagagcggtttgagcgattgttgcaaaacgccagcaaccgctaccaaccgcaaaagctgcgtttgcgggtggtagcgggaaaatcAGTCATACCCTAAGGGCCTGACTAGTttaaccgcagcggttgcggttgcggttgcgggagtttgcggatgcggatggttgcggtttctagcggttttaagagatttgtacgactggttctgcggttagaaatttgtgcgtttgcggaatacttatgactggttaactaccaaatgcagcagccgttaaataataaattaataatatttacattttatacaattataaaaatatcaaaaataataatattataataaatataaaatttatatttagaaagttatagtttaaatttttttaaaatatagaaaatatttttattttaaagttttataatattaattaaaatttaattgatatattttagcatttttataatttcactttaatttttttattgattttttttatttttgtatttatattattttggaaaaaaaaaaaatttatcctcccgcaaacgcccgcaaccgcaaacgctagctggaaccagcttttgaatttatgaggttcaaagcgatttggagcgatttggagcggtttagagcggtttgagcgattgttgcaaaacgccagcaaccgctactaaccgcaaaagctgcgtttgcgggtggtagcgggaaaaccagtcataccctaaaTCAGTAGCAGATACGACAACTCCGCGTTAGTTAGAGTTAGAAagaaataatacaatattatcaCAGTAATTATTCCCTAATTAATTTCGATAATCatatgcattttttatttatttggttagtttctctctctcctaCACTTATCTCTCTTGTATCattcatttctctctctctctctctctcggcgcGATGCAGAGGCTTTCGATAGACTCATCAGCTTCGAAGCTTCATAGCTACGGAGGACGGAAGGACGACACCTATGATCACGATGACTTAAAGCACAAGGAGTCACTCTCCTCTCCACCTCTTTCTCCTCATCGTCCGCTGCAGATTACGACGATGACGAGCTCAAGGACTTTAAGCCGCGACGGTTATCGCTGCAATCGTCGACGCATCAGAACGGAGAGAAGCTTGTTCACTTCATCCCCGTCCTCACTCTTATCTGTTTCATCATCCTCTACCTCTCTTCTCACGCTCCGTCGCAGTCAGGTTCGTTCACCAATTGTAATCCGACGATCttcaatgtgtttaattgttttctgATCGGTTTTTAAAATGATCTCAGATTTAGCTCAGTTTAACGGATTCATGCGTCGTTCAAAGCATCTAGGTATGGACATTGCAGATTCGTTTCCAATCTCTCGTACTTGAAATGTATCTCACTGATTGTTGTTTCCTCCATTAGAATCCGACGAAGATGGCGAAATCTCGAGGTTGATGATCAATGCCGACGCTCTGGCTATCCGTAGTAGCATAAGGAACTTAAAAGAGACGTCGGAATCGCTTCCCCGTCGCCGAACTTCTCACCGGAAAATAGCCGacttctagatttttttttgcttcatcGTCTTCCTGTAGAATAATTATCTTCGTCACTTGCATGTTGATTCGTTCGTTCAAACTCAAAAATCGCGAATCGTGTTTCTGTTATATAATTCGAAATTGGCGTCGCCGGTTAACAGTAAAACCGGCCGGCGATGGAATAACCGTCATGCTAGCGTGCGCTGTGTATGGGAGGCGTAGGTTAGAGTGTGCCTAGGAGTAGTTATGCTATCCAGCTGGAGTGTTGGACCGTACAGAGCCTCGTGCTTAATACATCGGAGTTAGAGCTACCAATCTCCTCTGAACAacaataatagtataaatagtAGTATTTTCTCACATTATCCATGGACATTATCTATGTATCAAATTTTATAGCTTAAGCTTTGGTCACGTTtgttactttaaaaataaaaaatccaaaatgtTGATAACCTAGTAATAAGAGAACATGATTGGTTAccgaaatttcaaaattagctTAAAATCTGTGAGAGATTATAAATCTAAAGTTCAAAAcggttaataaaaaaaaaaatctttaactcatattctctaaaatcataacCAATCATACTGAAACGAAATCTTAGATTCTTGAAGATAAGTAATCACCAACGTCTGTTGAAGATATATCCAAACCGATCACATTATTGCTGAACTAAAATCCAAATCAAGTGAAGGAGTCGAAcgtaggcctgggcattcgggtcGTCGGGTCGGATTCGGGTCGGGTCCTTTCGGGTCCGGATCTTTCGGGTCTAAGAGTTTAGGACCCGATCGGGTAATTTCAAATTTTCggttccgggtcggttcgggtcgtgccgggtccgggtcgggtcgggtcttAGATAGTTAGACCCATTCGGATAATTAGAATttatcggttcggattcggttcagtttcgggtcgggttcggttcgggttcgatcTAAAAAgacctaaaaatacaaaaaaaatatctgaaaatatttatatatccgaaaatattcaaaatttgtgtttttattatattaaaatgtgtatatatactaAACTATGCGAAATACAACAACAATTCGTTGTCTCATAGTGGTTGACCCCCATGTTCTCTAGACAAATAACCCGTTTTCAATTCCCCCTCgatgcattttatttaatttacattattaattcGGGTATccatcgggtttcgggtttgggtcggGTCGGGTCCAAGACCCGCGGGTCCTCTACAACAAGACCCGATAGGGTAATTTGATCGGGTCGGTTCCTACCCGAACCGGGTTTTTTCGAATCGGTTTCGggtcgggtcttcgggtccgggtaaaatgcccaggcctagtcgAACGTAAAGCCTAATGCCAAGTATAAAACTTTGTCTACGGTTTCGACATATCAACGTTATCATAAGGGTCCACTTGATGAACATTTTGATTAACTGATCAGAAAAAGAGGCATTTGGTGAGAAACGAAAATAGTGATGCCACGCGGTCTGTCATAATGACGACTGTCACTTTAAGCCCACCACATCATCACCGTGGTCCGTGACGCTCTGCCTGTATACGTGGCAGTTCACTATCGGCTCATTTGGTTAATTACCTTTAACCTTTTCTTTTATCTTGGTGATGGAGTTTCCTCTTATTATTTGTTCTTTCTTCTAagtggagttttttttttttttttttgtaaaatgttaaattattataccaattttcaagtttttgacAGATATTACAAAGAAAACTAGTAGCAGAGATGCATAATTGAAACTAAACACAACAAGGCAATTTACAGCAATACTAACACTCTAAGCAAGGATCCATAGTTGAAAGAAAGAAGTCAGTAGCCAACGAAGCGGGTTCGAACCAGGGAGAAGGAAAGGACCTGACAGACAAAACGGTTGCCACGAGCACCGAGAGAAAGGCGGCTCAAACCTTGATTGCAGCGTTACCTACAGCTTCCGAGAAACCGACGAACACAAACCACTCCAAGAATTACAAACACTGACTTACAAACCAACTCAAAGTCGACATACTCCGGCGGCACGAGATAGCAGGGCCACCCGACGATGCCGTCGTGCGGTTAAAGACTCGGAGATTGCCGCCTCCTAACCTTGTCACCGGGACCGTATACACCCATTGAACCGAGAGCCTATATAGAGCAAGCGGACCGGATAGCACCACCACCTCCGGAGCAACCTCAAGCGAGAGAGAGATAAGACTGATTGCCTAACTGGAAATGAGCTTCCTTCACACCAACCACATCGCCTCACCCGCAGAGAGAAGATCGCtggaaaaaaaaacccaaaggAGACAGTAGGCGACGGAGAACGCCACCTCGTCGGAACCCACAACTCTGAGGCGAGCGACCACCAGCACACATCCCGACAGACGTGACTACAAGCAACTCACTGTCATGCGCTGCCACCGGAACCACCGCAGAAAGGGTAAAACCCATCCGTTGACGACTTCACGCGCTACCACCGAAGACCACCGGTGGAACATAGCCTAGGAAAGTGACCCGTGTTGGTTACAACCCGGATCTGAGACTTAGAAAGCCTCCCGACGCTTCACGCACCACCTACTCGAGAAAACTCGCCGAGATCCGCAAAATCACCGAACAGAGACACCATAGTAAACTGGAGAAAAATCACGGCAAGAGGCAGAAACCGTCCTCTAGCAACACCATCAAGCCGCAAGAGCCCTAGATCTATGCCGGTACCGCCGGATCTGAAACAAAAAAGAACCCAACGAGTTTCACCTCCGCCGCACAGAAAGAAAGGTACGAAGAGACACAAGAGATACAGAAGGGAAAAGCTTGTAAAGGAGAAAGGGGCTCCGGCGACCGCAAAAGGACTGCGGAGGCGGCCGCCGGAGCAGGGTACACCTAGGGTTTTCGAATTAAGtttagagagaaagaggagtaattaatttttttagagagagagagttttcgagTTCGGCTTTTTCAAAGTGGAGTTAATAACTTAAACCATAAGTTTGTACATAGAGTCTACTTTGTCATAGGATTCGCTTTCTTATAGatattaaatatgtaattagTAACTTTATCCAGGATATCGCATCAACCTGATACAAATGACATTGATGTTTCTTTTGACTAACTTCTAAAAAGATTCCTTTTGGAGTTGGTTTGTCTGAGCTAACACCAATGACATAGTAGTTCACATGATGATAGACGTTTTCAACTTATGGTTTGGAAAGTCTGAGATAATTTCCCAATACAATGTGTCTAAGTACTGACAATGTTTCTACTTTCTAGTGAATATAACAAGGACTATAAAAGGAAAACAATGAAATCAAGGAAGTACTCGTTGGAAGATATAAAACCAAGATACTAACCCAAGACTGTTTGAGATATCTTGATACATATGAAGTAAGCAAAGGACAAAGCCAAATAAATACAAATCAAACTATCAAAGCAAGTAAAAGTAATTTTATCgacaaaataaaaagttgaTTAGTAAtagcaaaaggaaaaaaaaacaagcaaatgaagaaaaaaaacaagtagAAAAACAAATTGTGAAATTGTTTTAGAGGTCCACGTGGCACTTGGTAGGATGAAACTGCAACCCTCCGGCAGACCCAGAGGAACTCAAAGGAACCTTGAGATGACACTTAATCTTGGGCTTAAAAGCCCACGAGTTCAAAAACCCAAACTTAAACCTGATCTTAAACCTCAGCTTCACGTCGATCCTGTAAACCCCAGACTTCCTATCCTCCCTGAGATCCTTCCGGCCACCGGAACCCAGCAAAACCAAACTCTCTCCGTTCAACTCCGTCCCAAACTCCGTCGTACTCTTACGTCCCTGATAAAACGACTTCATATCCACCTCAGCGAAACGCTGGTCACCGTAATAACCCCTCGCCTCTAACCGATCGTAATGTATCCCGAGACGTTGATTAGGGTTACGAACCGAGAAACTCAACGAGAGGTTGTAATGTAGTCTATTGCTCTGTGGTTTGAGATCGAATCTCGTTAAATTAGCTTCCGTGACTTGGAACTTCACGACGTTGGGTCGGAGTATGAACCAGAGGATCAAAGCGACGACTCCGAGGCAAACAGCTATACCGATGAGGATGTTGCAGACGATGCTTAAGATGCAACCGCCGCAGCAACCGAGGCAGTTTAAGAAGCAGCGACAGATGCTGCAACCTACTTCGCCGCCGCGGCGTCGGCCATGGCTGTGGTAGGTTTGTGCAGGAGGATAGATCGGAGGTCCGTATCCACCCGCCATGGTTTCAGAGGGAATCTAAAAGAGTATAACGTGAggtaggttttttttttgttgagtcTTCTTGATCAACAAGGCAACGGGTTATGTTGATGTATGTGCTAAATAATGTTTTCTAATCTCCATATATATATTGGGATTAATCCTTGTTCGTTTAGGAATCTGAACTCGTTGAAGAGGCGGTTGATATTTGACAttatcatgtaattataaaaagtaataataatgtGAAgcttaaaaattagaaaatgcaAACTGAAACATCTGATGCTCAAAATAACGAAAGCAAACTGATACATAAGCAAGCACTTTTCATTCATTCATTGTACCGGTTTTGGAATATTTGTAATTCGCCCTACAATTATTTGTCTATATAAGTTTGAGCTActattcatttatatatttatccaagctttggccaaaaaaaaaaaattatccaagctacactatataaaagttgtagatagtcgacaaaaaaaagttgtagataaaaataaatactactCCTTCAGTTTCTTAATGTTACATATTCTAACtttttcacatattttaataaaacatattaaatttgtataattttttgtgtttatatttgttccataattttaagccaacaaaaatttagtaaatgcaattaagttttttgaaatttgaaattagttaataaaatatgtcttgaaaatatgaaaaatagatCATTTTTAGAATATGTAATATTAAGAAACAGACGGAGACGGAGTAGTAATTACTAAAAATACCGCTGTACAAAAgttaaatttcatatttcagCTATTTACTTAATTAACCATATTAAAATACGTGTGAATCACATGAAGTATAATATCTTCGAGGATATGGCAGCAGCTGCGACTCTGAGATTAACGATTCCTTTAGCATTCTACGGTCACCCTCTAACCTCTTCCCTACGGTTCCCAGCAAGCAAATCAATCGGCAACGAGACATCAT
It encodes the following:
- the LOC111199682 gene encoding uncharacterized protein LOC111199682; this encodes MVLWELALGTAYFLGLRRSYRLALKTQRRIVSPNHPRIRQFLHRRTHQIFDVALRVHKTIQQRDMEFGRSLGNWILRGLDRMKPSAQVLRPKQIEPSVGKAAKRLLDSTRLKTHVSAKTPQSSEVGRSLFLSLRNLRPKFSPTISMMMKIKPPRPVGSTTQYRPYSDSSLVKPINARGGFDSFIRKDILQWMRQR
- the LOC111205059 gene encoding LOW QUALITY PROTEIN: uncharacterized protein LOC111205059 (The sequence of the model RefSeq protein was modified relative to this genomic sequence to represent the inferred CDS: deleted 2 bases in 1 codon), with translation MQRLSIDSSASKLHSYGGRKDDTYDHDDLKHKESLSSPPFSSSSAADYDDDELKDFKPRRLSLQSSTHQNGEKLVHFIPVLTLICFIILYLSSHAPSQSDLAQFNGFMRRSKHLESDEDGEISRLMINADALAIRSSIRNLKETSESLPRRRTSHRKIADF
- the LOC111205086 gene encoding NDR1/HIN1-like protein 3 encodes the protein MAGGYGPPIYPPAQTYHSHGRRRGGEVGCSICRCFLNCLGCCGGCILSIVCNILIGIAVCLGVVALILWFILRPNVVKFQVTEANLTRFDLKPQSNRLHYNLSLSFSVRNPNQRLGIHYDRLEARGYYGDQRFAEVDMKSFYQGRKSTTEFGTELNGESLVLLGSGGRKDLREDRKSGVYRIDVKLRFKIRFKFGFLNSWAFKPKIKCHLKVPLSSSGSAGGLQFHPTKCHVDL